From Arachis hypogaea cultivar Tifrunner chromosome 3, arahy.Tifrunner.gnm2.J5K5, whole genome shotgun sequence:
CTACCATGTCGCCATGTTATTGCTTGTTGTGCTAACCAGCGTCTCGATTGGCAGTTGTATGTGCATGATGTGTACAAGATGACAGAAGTTCGTAAGGTATATAGATTTGAGTTCACACCATTAGGTGATCCCGAGACATGGCCTGCTTATGAGGGACCCACATTGGTCGCTAATCCCGCCTTGAGGCGAACGTCGAAAGGTCAGCCCAAATTGACTTGATATTTGAATGAAATGGACTCACGCGACATGCGTGTTCCTCGGATATGCCATCTCTGTGGTGCTCAGGGTCATAGTCGGAGTCGATGTCCTCAGTGTGCTGGACCGAGTGGTGCAGATGACGAAGATGGTTCGTAGGTCTTTTTTGGTCTTTGTGTTTGCTAGTGAATGATTTTTAAAATCGTcgtgtttgtatttttaaatttgcaTTTTGTTTACGCGATGCTTTTGATGTTAGTCGtgcttgtattttttaatttgagtcTATCCATTGATGTTTAATGTCAGGTTAATATTATCATCAATTGTTTTCGTGAATTATCATACAAAAGATTAACTACGGAATACATAGGTTAACAAACAAAACATTAAATACGAATTACATTAacttaattcttaaaattaaagctaaaaatcctaaacccaagctcactTCTTTCGAACCAACCAGTTCAGTCCCTTACCCATCACGCCCTGACCGAACTGCGACGGAGTATACCTATCAGGTGGATTTCGCTTCGTCCGTAGGTCATATGGCCGACCCACCTGCCTCAGTTGGAGCGGATGCACCAGGGTTGTACTCGTCAACAACTGTGTATTCCCACTGGATAAAACCACTATCACACGACGCACCCCCTGACGTGTGGTCGGAAGTAGGACGGCGTATACCATGGCCCATATCTACTGATGCCCTATGTGGATCAGCCGATAGTGACGGTGAAGGTATAAAACTAAAATCTGACCAACCATCCAAACCAGCGTTGGTCCAATGCTGTAGTTGCTAATCTCTGTTGTCGTCGACAAAAAAGTCAAACCAATCATGACCGGCAGGAATGGTAAGTATGGGCTGATAAAGCTGGCCGGACTGACCCTGATGACCGTGTTGAGAGTGCTGAGAGTGGTGGTTGTGCTGAGAGTGCCGAGAGTGGTGGCTTCTCTGAGAGTGGTGACTGCCCTGAATGTGACGGTTACCATGACTGTGGTCCGGTGGCTGTGGTATATAATAAAAAAACGGCTCAAACACTGCATGCTGAGGTGATccaaataattgataatatgtTCTTCCGGTGCTGTATAATTACATACCATTTTTTAGTCACTacaaactaataatattttttttcaatattttttttctacaCCACAACTCTCACTACACACTACTACTACTAATACCCTCTTCTTCTTTTAAACTATTATCAACACACTCTTTTTTAACACACTGTATACTCTTTTTTTCACTCTCAGTTGTAACCCCCTTCAGCACACTCATTGTGCTTCAACAGAAGGGAAGAGATGGAATTTATAGTGGGGTTTAGGGCTCTTGCTGGTTACCGGAGTGGGAGGTTGTTCCCTGCATGCAGACAGGTCTGCAACACCCCACCCCCCGTGCTACTGCTGCAACATTGGAACCCAACAACCGCTTCACGGGTTCCACAGCACCACACCCCCCGCGTGTTGGCAGGGGTCTGCCACCAGTCTCTGGTCGCCACTTCACCATGCCCTCCAACGTGTTGATGGGGAGCTACTAACCGACTCTGACACTACGCCCCCGGCGTATTGACTCCGGTCCACATTTCAGCAAAACACCTCATACATCAATATTCACCCAATACACCAACATGAGTtccataagaaaaataatttcttGAATTATTGATACATACGtatgtttgtttttctttttaatttttttaataaaattattatatacacataaaaattcaattatcaaatcagtttgtatatatatatgtaaatatgtattatttaatttatttacactatatattttatatatacatgattgttttaatagttaatttttagtgtatacgttgtatgattatttttttaatatagactatagaataaattaaaatcttaatatatttatttttaatagaattCTTTTAGATTTTTCCAATAAAAATCTTAATGGTTTTATCTCTTGTAAAAGTATAGTTAGATTCTTagtaataaaattcaaatatcaatgctTCGATTGGAATTAGGGATgaaaaaagtatttaaattagtgattttgaaTCCCTCGTTTATTATAAGGGCCAAGGACATAATTCTTGGAGGAAAGCTTAACTCAACTTTAAGATTACAAGATATATCTGCGgtttcattttatttaaataatatataaaactattttagAAAATACCTTTCAAAttaactaagaaaaagaaaaaaagaaaagcaccTTTATCTTGTATCTTTTTGTCTACTCTAGCCTCTAGGTTTTGATGCCTAAAATAAAAAACTCACCCAATACAAACAAAAGTGTAGTTGaacttgaaagttgaaaccaTAAGAAACTGATGGCAAGatttaactaacaaaaaaaatctacCTCCATGATCCATTACCATAGCTAAAGGTACAAGAAGACTAGTTTGCATGGCAAAGATATAAAATCTGATCCTTAATCTCTAACTATTAGAACCATTTCTACTGTTCTTGAATAAGGGATAATAGAATGACTATGTCCTAAATTAAACTCTAGACTCAACACAAACTAAAGGGTAATTGTGGTGCAGTTCCTAAAATTCTATGCTAATGTTCCTGTTGTTGCTGTGGTGGTTGTGGCTGCTGAAACTGCTGCAGATGCTGAGGTTGATGGTTCTGGAATAGCTGCTGTTGATGCTGTTGCTTCCGCGAGCGAATTTGGAGTTGTTGTAACTGCTGGGCAGCTAAAATGGTGTGCATGGACTGATTTTTGGATTGGAATTGTTGTTCTCCTCCAACTGATGAAGCAAAGTTCATAGGTGCTCCTCCATTTGGCAAAGCTTGTCCGGTAAGGACTCTCAAATGCTGAATTTCCTCTTTTAATGCATCGTTAAGCGCTACACACGAAAATATAAATGAATTGATTCTTATAGCAACTGAGATATAAGATCAGATTCAGGATCACCTACCTTTgcacattcaaaattcaaatttgacTTTCATGGAATGGTTTCTAAAGTGAAGGCAATAGTATGACAAGTGTATCAACTTCAACAAAATTCCAATTTCTAAGTAGTAATACACAATACATCAAAATGTGCCATAATAAGTTAAGAAACATTACAAGGTTGTTTTCAGCATGAGCTTACCATCTTGCAAGTGAACTTGTTGCTCCATCGATTGCACCCGCACTTTCAGCTCATTGTTTTCGGCATTCAGTCCACCTGTATCCCTCTGCTCATAAGATACCAAaatgaattgattatttttcctccaaaagagCTTTTCAATCAGAAAGTGACATAGTAAATAATAACAATACACACCACTGAGAAGATAGAAGTTTAAACATATATAAATCACAGTCGCGAGTTGATACAAGTGGAGTAAACTGTAAAGTAGAAAACACTGTAAAATCAGATACAGATGATTAGATAATACACACCTGCAAGATAGTTAATTGTGCAGACAAGGATGTTGCTTCTGTTTGCAATGTCTGTACCCTCTTTTCAAGCTCGGCGATGTAGCGCATCTTCCTTTCTTTCGACCTAGCAGCAGACTGTCTATTTGCCCATATCCTGTTACCCAACTAAGCAGTATTAGTTACAGTGTAATTCTTTTCAAATGTGAACTAAAACAAAATGTACATAATAGGAACACAAAAATTCCAATCATGAATAAGGTGGAGGGTTAATCTACTTGAATAGAAAGGTATGCTAATGAAGCCTTTCGAGTAAGCAATTCAGTCCAAGATATACATTGAAATCCGCATACAAGACAGATATAGCAAGAAAGCAGACTAGGGAAGGTAAATAAGCACCACTAAATTCAAGTAACAATTTGGGTGTGGCTTAAAAAATGGTACCTCTTGGCACGCTTTGGATCAATTAAGGCAAGCTCGGCAAGCTTGGCAGCCGAAATAGCCTTCTTGGAATCAACTGCTGAGGCCTCTTCCAAGCCAGAGACTAAAATCTCAGGTTTGATGGTTGTGGATCCATCCATGGACTGGCTATGCTGGTGCCTCACTCTAGGCCTTCCATTAGTCCCAACAGCAGTGTTGTCTTCTGAAGAGGCGGCACCGGCTCCTGATGCCAATGCTGAACTCAATGCTActgctgctgctgttgctgcACCACCAATTGAAGTCTCCCCAATTCCAAACTCGCCTGTAGCGGCCGGCAAATTGAATTTATCCATATCAAGGTACATGGACAGTAGGTCTTCCTCAGTGTCATCGGAGAATGAGGGCCCATCAGCACCTCCTCCAACTATGCCAAGGTCATTTTCAAAGCTAATATCATCCGGCAAAGTGAGAATCTCTGAATGAGCACGCCTATGGCCTCGATTTCTCGGAGGGTTATCAGGCATTCTGCTAATGTCATGACTAAAACTAGCAGAGTCCGAGGTTGCAGCCGGAACTGGCAGAGGAGGAAGCAATGCTGATGAAGATGGTAACTCTGATTTCACATTAAAAGGGGTTGCTGAGGCTGAAAATCCCGAAAAATGGCCAGCAGAAGGAGGAAAACCTCCACCATGACCAGGGGATTTGTCCTTATCCATGAAGATTATCCAATTGATTAACTACTCCAAAACCCTACTAATTACTAAAAAGAaaatcaaacataaaaaaatgCATAGCCTTAGTAACATAAGCAAACAATAAGCCTCAATTTCAATTCAGCTGAAATCATATCTCATAAGGATacataaacaaacaaaactaTGAAAATCAATGTAAACTAATTCTGGAAGCTACAAATAATAGAACATGGGCAGttaaagaacaaatatgaacacTCGTGAAAGCTAAAAAGTTTGTACCTTAGAGCCTGAAAGATGATAAAAAAGACAACTTTTTGGAGTGTGGCTTAGAGCAGAGGAAAGTGTGAGATGGGAAGGATCCAAAGGTTGAAACAGCCCAAAAAGGGAGAGAACTGAGACATAGAATGTGTTGTTGTTTATGTATGTGTGAGTTGGAAAGGTGAAGAGAATGGACAAAAAGGTTTTGGGATATGGCGAGAGGAACAAAGGCACATGTAACTGCGGGGAGGAAGGAGCAAAGTTTTCAAATGAAAGGGATTTGGACATTGAACAGAAACCAAACATCCTAAGAGAGACCaatgatctctctctctctcttaattgCTATTAAATGTTGGTATCTTATTCATTAATTGATTCCAAAATCTTCAACAGAATGCTATTTCAACAACTCTTAtaaactcagcaagtcaacaacAATTACTtctgaagaaagagaaaaaaattgaaagttaATTTGGTCAAAGCAGAACCACTATTAAATAAAAGTTTATATAATTATACTATTactactaatataaaaaaatcaattattaaattaattatcaatacaaaatacttattaaaatataaatatatattaaaaataaatttaatattatataatcatgcataaatatttaataattaatttttttgcttataaataatatttttaaaattcatatatgcatataaaataaattaaattattcaattagtttttacaattttatagaatttataattaaatttttatattttttaattagatctctaCATTATTTTTGATTTAGTAATTAGGTTCTTTTCAtgtcaaaatattaaaattattgaagTATTTCTATCAAAAAATATGTAGTCAAAGatctaattagattttaattGTAGATACTTTCAATTTGTAGACAAATAATCAGTTAATTCTAAtactttttatactaaaaatgatttaattataaaattaaaaatagtgtaagaattcaattaaaaaatataaaaatttaattacaaatttaataaaattaatagaataattacacctgtaaaatattaaaatttaagtttttccTTAAAATAGTCAAATACTTTATCTGCTTAAAATTTCCTTTAGTATATATGTACACAGAAAtagattttttctcttttttatttaatcgaaagagtaaaataaaatttttaatcttttaatatttttttatatttttttaatcctatttataaaatatatgataaaaatcacaatttataCTCTTAAATAATCCATTTCTGTTTATCCGCTTTTTTTTGTCAATACAAGATAAATAAATAGTACTTTTCTTCAGTTAATCACGTTACATAATATGCCAAGGACTAATTGATAATTTGACATGACAACGGATGAATTTGAATACtacatttaattattttagattaAGTCAACCaactattattttatattatcacttaattaaagaaataaaaaaaatcataataaactGTCTTATAAATCTATTAttgcataaataaaataaaaaattaatcaaaaacctATATTAAGAACGAGGCAGCAGAACAGTAAGAAAATaaatctttttgattttttttaattatttaataaaatataatctctCATCATATATTCTTTGAgtgagataaaaaaatatataaaaataaataataaaaaattatactttattaaaaaattaaaaaaaaaatccatctcCGATTAGTAGTAGCTATGTTTTTTGGTTGGCAATTTAATGAATTCAATACAGCGGAATTTTCTAAGTAATCAATTAAAGCTCTAAAAGCATATTTAGATTTGCTAAAGTAGGACATGACAAGAATAAGATTGTCAAATCAAACAGAAAAAATATACTTGAAAAGAAAATGTACGCATGATTGCATGAATATCACATGTTGTAACACTGAAAATTTAACACTATTTCCGCAACAAAAGTCCTAAGCACCTTTAGACTATAGAGACCATAGATATGTCATGTTTTAAACAACTAGTATTTATACCCTTATTAACTAATACTTCGTTACCATTATAATTGTATATTTTATGATTCCCACATTAATATTAGTCTAactcttatttttcaaatttgaGTTGAATTAAAAGTTCATGAATAACTTAATTTTAGTTGTCTAAATAATACAGTAATAAAAGAAgaaaggtaaaataaataaataaaaatggtatATTTAACCATTGGGTATTGTATAAGAATAACTCAGTCTCAAACACatactaagtttttttttttattattattcacgAATAATGAAACCACTTTGAGAACAAAAGTAAATTTTTATAGGCATACAAACTCATGCACGTTACGCACTCATACACAATTATAGGTTTCATCCACTACTAGGCAAAATCTAAAGGGAGCCACTTAAATAAAGATGTTAAAAACGTCTTTTtctaaagatgttttttaaaaattaaaatttaacacatataatcagttaaattatattatttttattaaaattagagtgGACAAATCAGTTTagcacaaaaattaataaattaaattttgaattggtgtaaattaatattttttataaaaaattactataatatccctattataaaacacaactaaaatatctctattatatatatatatatatatatatatatatatattaattttaaaaactttaaattctaacctTATAACAATAGAGAAAAAGggctagaatttaggattttcaaaattaatatatataataagagtattttaatcattttatataataggggtattgtagtaattttttataaaaaataatattaatttagacatattcaaaatttgattcactattcatttatcaaattaatttttctgacctaattttgataaaaataacataatttaaattattatatgtgttaaattttaattattaaaaaatatctttaaaaaaagacgttttctgCGTCTTTATGGAAGCATCCCCCAAATCTAAATATATCCATATATTCAAAACCGAACTGGACATATTAGTTTTCACAAAAAATTCGGTGAACCAGACATTAAACTAATACAGGTGAGCTGTTGAACCGGATAAATAATTGATCCTATAAAAAATTGATCAAATCCAGTCAAAATCGAATAAAaccaacaaaaactactaaaagtgGTCCCTTAGGTTAGAGACAAGCTAACAACTAAACTATCATTttgtttacattttttttaatatattactaAAGTTCAATTTATatacttaattaaatttatttaattagataCTGACCCAATAACCCAGTATGTTGACTAGATCGATTGGCAAGTAGGTTTTGATAACTATGGATACATATATCATGTGAAGTTGCATATTAATGACTTTGTACAAAGTAATGAAGGGAGAGACAAATGAAGAACTCcaggaaatatatatatatatatatatatatatatatatatatatatagagagagagagagagagagagagagagagagaaattacgCAAGGATAACTAGTAAAATTGTTACAACCCCACCAAACAAAAGTCACACTAAAAGTAACTTTATACACCCAAAGTATATTCCATAGCTGAAAATGGCCATTAGATAAATTTAGCCAATTCAGAATGACAATCAGAATACATAATCTGGCAGCTTAAGTGGGAAGCTTGCCACTGTAACTAGAAAAGGGTCTCCTTTTGGCTCTGCCAATCTGAAATCATAAATACCACGAAAACGTTAGAAACATTAGCTCATTGAAATAAGATAATAATTCaacttatttatctatgttaaaaaTGGATTATACATGGCTTGAAAAGAGAGATGATCTATGACAGGGTAGTATTAATATGGTAGTCCGGCATTGTTTGACCTATGTAGTCGATTCTGTATGACGGGATAAGGCTTAGTTGTGTTAAAAATGAGTGAGTTTTAATATTCGCAAGGGTAAAGAAATTGAGCTTGGATTTTGCAATACTAAAGTACTTTGCTCTTCAACACACTTTTTGTTTGTACTCAGATTTAACAAGGAATAGAGTTAATGTGAATTCATCATAGCTAATTGTCTGATTCTTCAAACTGGAATTCACAGACTTCTACATTAACAGTTGGACCATACATGACAAAATCACTTGTCACCAACAATAATCAAGAGTGAGACAAATGCATACCTGCCAGGTACAAATGTAAAAGAACCTTCAACAGAACCTGATGATGTTGGTATATGTGTGCAACTCTGATAAACAAATTCTTTATCACCTGGACACAAAAGTGGGAACTGCAAAGAAATGCCACAGAATTCAGTAGTTTGACACTTTGACCACATCATTTAACCACAAGCAGTGACTCTATTGAAAATTAGAACCACTAAAACAGTATAACTTATATTAACCGTGCTACAAGCTTCACTTGACTGAAGTGCACTCAATTAATATATGCACACAAGACCAAACAATAAAGCTACACCAAATTAAAGAGACACAGGCTTGTGCATATAATCCATTCCAGCAACTAGACCTAGTTCAGTTAGAATGCACTTAAATAactgttttattaaaattttgatattgaTAAGTGCTAAATCAAAGGGAAGTTGGATTTTGCATGTGCCGACCCCCACGACCACCCACCCTAAACTAGTCAAAACTGAACTAATATATCTTTTTCTGAAATTTCAGGAAAAATTATGCAACTTTAGATCACCCACTGCAACAGCCACACTTGTATCATGCTACAGTGCaagtatattaattattaaatattaaatagataatagaaAAAAGAATACACAAGGGAAATTATACCTTCCCGATAACAGCTTCACCATTAACATCAGATACTACCATATCATCAGCACGAATTATCCAGTGCCTCCAATGAAGCTGGCAAGAGTCGAAGGATACCCCATTAATGATGCATCCTTGAGGTTCAAGGGACATACGGATTGAATAGGCAAATAAGAATTTTTCAACATCGTCTTGAAGATCCGACAACTCAGGGATAAGCAGAGCAGAGGCGCGGACCTTAAGAAATAAGCAATAGTTTTAGTATGATAATGAATCATAATAGATAAGATATTGCTATAAAAATGTCCACTACCTAGTAATCACAAGAATAGACAAGTGACTTGGAATATCTCATTACTAATGAGGAAAAGTGAACAACCTTCGGAAAATGTTCACTACTTtgtcatatataattatatattccaTGTTTCCCAAATCCCTATACAACTCTGAAAACTGACTTAACTATTACTATTGCAGTTCGCTTTTTCATGCCGAGATACAGAATCaaaagagaaactataaagggtAGTATTTACTTTCCTACCTTCACACCATTGGTTATAGCTGTAGAACAAAGAGGAGGTTCTTCAGGGAAAAGATTAATGGCtctgacattttcttcttcatgCAGTTTGACAAATCCATTCTGTAAACGGCGACCATGTTCTTCTAACCAAAGTAGCATGGCATCCTGTTGCTCTTCACTATTCAACCCATGACCTAACTTAATCAGCTCATGGGGTACACAAGGGATCATTTCCCCTTCTGTAAGAAGATTTCTGGTTCCGACATATAGTTGACCATTGGTGCAATTGAGGAAAAACAACTTTTCACTGTAAGTGGTCGaagcagccacaagaacatacTTGGATCTCCTGAAGAAGCCTAATTTACGCGTAACTTGCAGAGTATCTCGTATTACCTGACGTATTGGTAACAGGTACACGTTCACATAATGACTATAGAATGAGTAACCACCAATTATGCCCAAAGAACTGCCAAATGTATGAGTTACTAGATTTGCCTTTTCAACTTCTTGACCATTATGAAAGCGATACATAATCCTAGTAGGAAGTGGCAGCTTCACTTTTAAGGCACTCTCCAACTCTAGAATCTCTTCTTCTGTTGCACCCTTACAAAGAGTCGCCTTAGCTTCGGGAAAATTATCGTTCAGCCAAGCCTCTATTCTGTCCCAGCACCTCTTCACACGCTTAACAAGTGACCAAGGATACTTCCCAAAAGCTTGACGCCATGATTGATAAGCTTCCTGCACAATAAAAGAAACAGTCTGAATTTTCAGCAACATGAAAGCAAAAGGGAAAAAACTAATCAATTCAGACAGAAAACAACTACAGGAACTTTAGGATGTGTTTGTGAGTTGAAGTTTTGGAGGAAAAATTAAAACTCCAATAACTTTACACTACAAGCCCTTCCCTCCCCTCTTCTATTCTCTCCAAACTCCACAAGATGTGTTTGCaaagcagagagagagagagagtgaagctAGTGATTTGGACCAAGTCAACAACCTAGTGAAGTTATATTGAGTGCTCCTACCTATCCATTTCAAGTTTCAACAGTTGAACGATACCAAGGGACAACCAGCATAATATGACCCCATATTCtccttgaaattgaaagatgcaGCAACAAAACAAAACTCAACTTTGACAATTTTTTCCTCTCCAATCACCACTATCCAAAGCCTTTCCCACCATGCCAAAGGCTCGTTGGCCACTTCTAAAGCCCTTGCAACGCAATATTTTTttcatccccccccccccccaaaaaaaaaaaaaccccaccTTTATTACACAATCCAGCATTAAAAAAAAGGAACTTTTTTAGGGTACAGAGTTAAAATCAGAAATacaaggaattgaaattaaaagtaaaagtaaaagggTGAAAGAAGAGGATACCTTGAAGGAAGGGAGAGGGTTTCCGAGAGGATCAAGAGGGTGACAGAGGGAGAGATCGTTGCGACAGAAATTGATCCAAATTAGGTCATCGGAGGCAGAAGAACGAAGCCTTTTGCTGACGCAGGAAACCCTTCCAGCGTCTTTGGGAGGCAGCTTCTTGAGAATGACATGAATCGCCAAATCACCAAGCGATTCCAACCCCATAATCGCGTGCTTTCTCTCTCAAATTCAGTCACTCGCATTCATCAATTGCCTCGGCCTCAGCTTCAGCTACTACTCTTAACTCTGCTGCCGACCCAGCAAATATGAACAACCAATAAGATTA
This genomic window contains:
- the LOC112788884 gene encoding probable transcription factor PosF21, with the translated sequence MDKDKSPGHGGGFPPSAGHFSGFSASATPFNVKSELPSSSALLPPLPVPAATSDSASFSHDISRMPDNPPRNRGHRRAHSEILTLPDDISFENDLGIVGGGADGPSFSDDTEEDLLSMYLDMDKFNLPAATGEFGIGETSIGGAATAAAVALSSALASGAGAASSEDNTAVGTNGRPRVRHQHSQSMDGSTTIKPEILVSGLEEASAVDSKKAISAAKLAELALIDPKRAKRIWANRQSAARSKERKMRYIAELEKRVQTLQTEATSLSAQLTILQRDTGGLNAENNELKVRVQSMEQQVHLQDALNDALKEEIQHLRVLTGQALPNGGAPMNFASSVGGEQQFQSKNQSMHTILAAQQLQQLQIRSRKQQHQQQLFQNHQPQHLQQFQQPQPPQQQQEH
- the LOC112788885 gene encoding F-box protein SKIP16; protein product: MGLESLGDLAIHVILKKLPPKDAGRVSCVSKRLRSSASDDLIWINFCRNDLSLCHPLDPLGNPLPSFKEAYQSWRQAFGKYPWSLVKRVKRCWDRIEAWLNDNFPEAKATLCKGATEEEILELESALKVKLPLPTRIMYRFHNGQEVEKANLVTHTFGSSLGIIGGYSFYSHYVNVYLLPIRQVIRDTLQVTRKLGFFRRSKYVLVAASTTYSEKLFFLNCTNGQLYVGTRNLLTEGEMIPCVPHELIKLGHGLNSEEQQDAMLLWLEEHGRRLQNGFVKLHEEENVRAINLFPEEPPLCSTAITNGVKVRASALLIPELSDLQDDVEKFLFAYSIRMSLEPQGCIINGVSFDSCQLHWRHWIIRADDMVVSDVNGEAVIGKFPLLCPGDKEFVYQSCTHIPTSSGSVEGSFTFVPGRLAEPKGDPFLVTVASFPLKLPDYVF